One window from the genome of Synechococcus sp. PROS-7-1 encodes:
- a CDS encoding pyruvate dehydrogenase complex E1 component subunit beta, with amino-acid sequence MAGTLLFNALREAIDEEMARDPHVCVMGEDVGQYGGSYKVTKDLYEKYGELRVLDTPIAENSFTGMAVGAAMTGLRPIVEGMNMGFLLLAFNQISNNMGMLRYTSGGNFTIPTVVRGPGGVGRQLGAEHSQRLEAYFHAVPGIKIVACSTPTNAKGLMKAAIRDNNPVLFFEHVLLYNLSEELPEGDFTCALDQADLVKEGGDVTILTYSRMRHHCLKAVEQLEADGINAELIDLISLKPFDMETIARSIRKTHRVIVVEECMKTGGIGAELIALITEHCFDELDARPIRLSSQDIPTPYNGNLENLTIIQPHQIVEAAQTIVRQGL; translated from the coding sequence GTGGCAGGGACGCTTCTCTTCAACGCACTTCGTGAAGCCATTGATGAAGAAATGGCTCGAGATCCCCATGTCTGCGTCATGGGTGAGGACGTTGGCCAGTACGGCGGGTCCTACAAAGTCACCAAGGATCTGTACGAGAAGTACGGCGAACTTCGCGTGTTGGACACACCGATTGCCGAAAACAGTTTCACAGGAATGGCCGTCGGCGCTGCCATGACGGGGCTTCGGCCCATTGTGGAAGGCATGAACATGGGGTTTCTCCTCCTGGCCTTCAACCAAATTTCCAACAACATGGGGATGCTCCGCTACACCAGTGGTGGCAATTTCACGATCCCTACCGTGGTTCGGGGGCCGGGAGGTGTCGGTCGCCAGCTTGGAGCCGAGCACAGTCAACGACTTGAGGCTTATTTCCACGCCGTGCCAGGCATCAAGATTGTGGCTTGCAGCACCCCGACCAACGCCAAGGGGTTGATGAAAGCTGCGATTCGCGACAACAACCCTGTGCTGTTTTTTGAGCACGTCCTGCTCTACAACCTCAGCGAGGAGCTCCCAGAGGGGGATTTCACCTGCGCCCTTGATCAGGCCGACCTTGTGAAGGAAGGTGGCGACGTCACGATTCTCACGTACTCACGCATGCGTCACCATTGCCTGAAGGCTGTGGAACAGCTTGAGGCCGACGGGATCAATGCGGAGCTGATTGATCTGATCAGCTTGAAGCCGTTCGACATGGAGACGATTGCCCGGTCGATTCGCAAGACCCATCGCGTGATCGTGGTCGAGGAATGCATGAAGACTGGCGGTATCGGAGCCGAGTTGATTGCGCTGATCACTGAGCACTGTTTCGACGAACTTGACGCACGACCGATCCGCCTCTCCAGCCAAGACATCCCAACGCCGTACAACGGCAATCTTGAGAACCTGACGATCATTCAGCCTCATCAGATTGTCGAAGCTGCCCAGACCATCGTTCGTCAGGGGCTCTGA
- a CDS encoding DUF3082 domain-containing protein, whose protein sequence is MSERQPADQAKTSTVNSSDLAVDSGPRKGPLSFLSGSLTSFLLAWLSFGLSKGMVAYFAAHPPSFSNAIAQSIASALKTLFTGMCFLATFSFAFIGLGLLLVFLRSLFTRPDGDAA, encoded by the coding sequence ATGAGCGAGCGCCAGCCGGCCGATCAGGCCAAAACCTCCACGGTCAACAGTTCCGACTTGGCTGTTGATTCGGGGCCCCGCAAGGGGCCACTGAGCTTTCTTTCGGGATCACTCACCAGCTTCCTCCTGGCGTGGCTCAGCTTCGGCCTAAGCAAAGGGATGGTGGCTTATTTCGCTGCCCATCCGCCTTCGTTCAGCAATGCCATTGCCCAAAGCATCGCTTCAGCCCTGAAGACCTTGTTCACCGGGATGTGCTTTCTGGCCACATTCAGTTTCGCGTTCATCGGCCTGGGCCTGCTGCTGGTCTTTCTTCGCAGTCTTTTCACAAGACCCGATGGTGACGCTGCCTAG
- the ispE gene encoding 4-(cytidine 5'-diphospho)-2-C-methyl-D-erythritol kinase, protein MTAPVCVTAPAKINLHLEVLGLRADGFHELAMVMQSIDLKDELRCENTSDGSLSLRCDVAELSCGDDNLIVRAAQLLRERSGFSELGARMHLSKRIPIGAGLAGGSSDGAAALVALNELWGLGLGASQLERLAAELGSDMPFCIAGGTQLCFGRGERLEPLPPVEAELGLLLVKDPEDSVSTPWAYSECRRQRGHEYLHDEAAFEARRQDLRAAQWLHPLGAETPPLRNDLQAVVEPLTPSVGNALRCLKSLSGCLQAAMSGSGPSCFALFSDRGGADRARDEVQDQLDQMGLRSWSCSLIPHGVKLMG, encoded by the coding sequence ATGACGGCTCCGGTTTGCGTCACTGCGCCCGCCAAGATCAACCTTCATCTCGAAGTGCTTGGCCTACGTGCCGATGGTTTTCATGAGCTGGCCATGGTGATGCAGAGCATCGACCTCAAGGATGAGCTGCGTTGCGAAAACACATCAGATGGAAGCCTTTCTCTGCGTTGTGACGTGGCAGAACTCAGCTGTGGTGATGACAACCTGATTGTCCGTGCCGCCCAGCTGCTCCGTGAGCGGTCCGGCTTCAGCGAACTCGGTGCACGGATGCACCTGAGCAAACGCATTCCCATCGGAGCAGGACTGGCCGGTGGTTCTAGCGATGGAGCGGCTGCTCTGGTCGCACTCAATGAGCTCTGGGGCTTGGGCTTGGGTGCGAGCCAACTGGAGCGCCTGGCTGCTGAACTGGGTTCCGATATGCCGTTTTGTATCGCCGGCGGAACCCAACTCTGTTTTGGACGTGGCGAACGACTGGAGCCTCTGCCGCCTGTGGAGGCCGAGCTTGGGCTTCTTCTGGTGAAAGATCCCGAAGACAGTGTGTCCACCCCCTGGGCGTACAGCGAGTGCCGTCGCCAACGCGGCCATGAGTATCTCCACGACGAGGCAGCGTTTGAAGCACGTCGTCAGGACCTCAGAGCAGCGCAATGGCTGCACCCGCTGGGTGCGGAGACGCCGCCGTTGCGCAACGATCTCCAAGCGGTGGTGGAGCCCTTGACGCCGTCTGTGGGCAACGCGCTGAGGTGTCTCAAAAGCTTGTCGGGTTGTCTTCAAGCTGCAATGAGCGGTTCGGGCCCGAGCTGTTTCGCGCTTTTTTCCGACCGGGGTGGGGCTGACCGTGCCAGGGATGAGGTTCAGGATCAACTGGATCAGATGGGTTTACGGAGTTGGAGTTGCTCGTTGATCCCTCACGGGGTCAAGCTGATGGGATGA
- the rsmA gene encoding 16S rRNA (adenine(1518)-N(6)/adenine(1519)-N(6))-dimethyltransferase RsmA, producing MSFGGHSPRKRFGQHWLRDERVLDRILDASELGSEDRVLEVGPGRGALTERLLASSAAAVHAVELDRDLVSGLHDRFGGFPQFSLREGDVLEVPLTLPDGQRATKVVANIPYNITGPLLDRLIGRLDQPIDPPYQRLVLLVQKEVAERIRARPGASSFSALSVRMQLLAHCSSVCSVPPRCFQPPPKVHSEVIRLDPLPQGQRPDPVTSRRVERLLKQTFQARRKMLRNTLNVSQSFSELETITRQAGIDLSQRPQEVAPHAWVELARGLNQADSAASSL from the coding sequence ATGAGTTTCGGAGGCCACTCGCCACGCAAGCGTTTCGGGCAGCACTGGTTGCGCGATGAACGGGTGCTGGATCGAATTCTTGACGCATCCGAACTTGGAAGCGAAGACCGCGTCCTGGAGGTCGGTCCTGGGCGTGGAGCTCTCACCGAGAGACTTCTGGCGTCCTCCGCTGCTGCGGTGCATGCCGTTGAACTGGATCGTGACCTGGTCTCAGGACTGCACGATCGTTTTGGTGGATTTCCGCAGTTTTCTCTGCGAGAAGGAGATGTCCTCGAGGTGCCCTTGACCCTCCCTGACGGTCAGCGGGCCACCAAGGTCGTCGCCAACATCCCGTACAACATCACCGGTCCCCTGCTGGATCGCCTAATCGGCCGGTTGGATCAGCCGATTGATCCCCCCTACCAACGCTTGGTGCTGCTTGTGCAGAAGGAAGTGGCTGAACGCATCCGAGCCAGGCCTGGTGCGAGCAGTTTCAGCGCCCTGAGTGTTCGCATGCAACTGCTGGCCCACTGCAGCAGCGTTTGTTCAGTCCCGCCACGCTGTTTTCAACCTCCACCGAAAGTGCACTCGGAGGTGATCCGCCTAGACCCCCTTCCTCAAGGGCAGCGCCCGGACCCCGTCACATCCCGTCGCGTGGAACGTCTGCTCAAGCAGACATTCCAGGCGCGCAGGAAGATGCTGCGCAACACCCTCAACGTGTCTCAGTCCTTCAGCGAACTGGAGACAATCACTCGGCAAGCCGGAATTGATCTCAGTCAGCGTCCTCAAGAGGTGGCCCCTCATGCCTGGGTGGAACTCGCCAGGGGTTTGAATCAGGCCGACTCCGCTGCGTCCTCTCTATGA
- a CDS encoding (d)CMP kinase translates to MICICGPSAAGKTLFAGLLATALENAGIQATVIGCDDYYREHWTPDPLFGFDTVEAIDADNLIDDLNALRSGQLKQRRRYDMGTRAVHWTPLDEGCDVILLEGAYGPQLLLKSSPPELLIYLEESLAVRALRRLRRDTRERQRTVASVLRQMLRQMIPGERRFIKPLKEAADVVVTRTDRGLAEAVVSIIDLCSSQETH, encoded by the coding sequence TTGATCTGTATCTGCGGGCCGTCTGCAGCAGGAAAAACCTTGTTTGCCGGTTTGCTGGCGACAGCACTTGAGAACGCAGGGATCCAAGCCACCGTGATCGGTTGCGATGACTACTACCGCGAGCACTGGACACCCGATCCGTTGTTTGGCTTCGACACGGTGGAGGCCATCGACGCCGACAACCTGATCGATGACTTGAATGCCCTGCGCTCAGGGCAACTCAAGCAACGACGCCGTTACGACATGGGCACGCGGGCCGTTCACTGGACGCCTCTCGACGAAGGGTGTGATGTGATCCTTCTCGAGGGTGCCTACGGACCTCAGTTGCTGCTCAAGAGCTCTCCTCCGGAGCTGCTGATTTACCTTGAGGAGTCGCTGGCGGTAAGAGCACTGCGCCGTCTGCGCAGGGACACACGAGAGCGACAGCGAACGGTGGCATCTGTGCTGAGACAAATGCTCAGGCAGATGATTCCTGGCGAACGGCGCTTCATCAAACCGCTTAAAGAGGCAGCGGATGTTGTGGTGACGCGCACCGATAGAGGCTTGGCTGAAGCCGTTGTGAGCATCATCGATCTCTGCTCATCCCAAGAGACGCATTGA
- a CDS encoding YraN family protein yields the protein MTAPSGLWAEARALRLLQRRGWTLLEQRWSCRYGEIDLLVIKPNAMTPRLLAVEVKGRRRCGPDGWGLAAFDGRKRQRLALALNSWMAFNPQHALSQLEVVLALVPLPPSRRAVRWLRVPDLGSPDW from the coding sequence ATGACCGCACCATCCGGACTCTGGGCTGAAGCGAGGGCTCTGCGTCTCTTGCAGCGCCGTGGTTGGACCCTGCTGGAACAGCGCTGGTCTTGCCGCTATGGGGAGATCGACCTGCTAGTGATCAAACCGAATGCCATGACTCCTCGATTGCTGGCCGTTGAAGTGAAAGGGCGCCGGCGCTGCGGACCGGATGGTTGGGGGCTTGCCGCTTTTGACGGCCGCAAGCGCCAGCGGTTGGCCCTGGCCCTGAACAGCTGGATGGCCTTCAACCCTCAACACGCTCTCAGTCAGCTCGAAGTGGTTTTGGCCCTGGTTCCACTTCCTCCAAGTCGTCGTGCTGTTCGCTGGCTCAGAGTGCCTGATCTCGGATCACCCGATTGGTGA
- a CDS encoding MgPME-cyclase complex family protein, protein MTTYHFVAASERFLTEEEPLEEVLKERRRHYAEEGKDIDFWLIRRPAFLNSPELSAIKTELPAPSAAVVSTDATFITFMKLRLEYVLEGRFDAPSHSIPDPLASLS, encoded by the coding sequence ATGACGACTTATCACTTCGTTGCGGCCAGCGAGCGGTTTCTCACCGAGGAGGAGCCGCTCGAGGAGGTCCTGAAAGAGCGCAGACGTCATTACGCCGAGGAAGGAAAGGACATCGATTTCTGGTTGATTCGCAGACCTGCTTTTTTAAATAGCCCCGAGCTGTCGGCGATCAAGACTGAACTACCTGCGCCGTCTGCGGCTGTGGTGTCCACTGACGCCACCTTCATCACCTTTATGAAGCTGCGTCTTGAGTACGTCCTGGAAGGACGTTTTGATGCTCCAAGCCACAGCATTCCCGATCCACTTGCCTCTTTGTCCTGA
- a CDS encoding pyridoxine 5'-phosphate synthase: protein MASLGVNIDHIANVRQARRTVEPDPVPMALLAELGGADGITVHLREDRRHIQDRDVDLLRQTVRTRLNLEMAATDEMIAIALRVQPDMVTLVPERREEVTTEGGLDVSSQRVDLTSKVSRLQDAGIPVSLFVDPERVQLEACRDCRARWIELHTGTYAESKWIDQPSELARLTEATALARSMGLRVNAGHGLTYQNVEPVAAIKGMEELNIGHTIVARAVAVGLQQAVREMKALVQNPRRDPLFGSY, encoded by the coding sequence GTGGCCAGCCTCGGGGTCAACATCGACCACATTGCCAACGTGCGCCAGGCACGGCGAACCGTGGAGCCGGATCCAGTGCCGATGGCGCTACTGGCCGAGCTTGGTGGCGCCGATGGGATCACGGTTCACCTTCGTGAAGATCGCCGTCATATTCAGGATCGGGATGTGGATCTGTTGCGTCAGACGGTGCGAACCCGCCTGAATCTGGAGATGGCAGCAACCGATGAAATGATCGCTATTGCCCTGCGGGTGCAGCCCGACATGGTCACCTTGGTGCCGGAACGACGCGAGGAGGTCACGACTGAAGGAGGATTGGACGTAAGCAGTCAACGCGTTGACCTCACCTCCAAAGTCAGTCGTTTGCAGGACGCTGGAATTCCAGTCAGCCTGTTTGTGGATCCCGAGCGAGTGCAACTCGAGGCCTGCCGTGATTGCCGCGCCCGATGGATTGAGTTGCACACCGGCACCTACGCCGAATCCAAGTGGATTGATCAACCGTCTGAACTAGCACGCCTAACCGAAGCCACCGCCTTGGCGCGTTCCATGGGTCTAAGAGTGAATGCGGGCCATGGCCTGACCTATCAAAACGTTGAACCGGTTGCGGCCATCAAAGGTATGGAGGAGTTGAATATCGGCCACACGATCGTTGCTAGGGCTGTTGCTGTGGGTCTTCAGCAAGCCGTTCGGGAGATGAAGGCCTTGGTTCAGAATCCCCGTCGGGACCCTCTGTTCGGAAGCTATTGA
- a CDS encoding 1-acyl-sn-glycerol-3-phosphate acyltransferase produces the protein MPSSLATRASALQTGIDPFWASLAMVVTQDLALPGYFRERLVLGRQHLPITGPVLLAPTHRARWDALMLPMAAGRRISGRDCRFMVTRTEMTGIQGWFLHRLGCFAVDQDKPSLTTLRYALDLLANDQQLVVFPEGRINRDDEPIMLEPGLARLAQMALRQGVKVPVVPVGLAYNPWRPGPRSRAAICFGEALLVAGRGREHTDHFNQLLVQRMQAAEQAARRAIGRPMECL, from the coding sequence GTGCCCAGCAGCCTGGCAACACGAGCTTCAGCCCTTCAAACGGGCATCGACCCGTTCTGGGCGTCTTTAGCCATGGTGGTCACCCAAGATCTCGCCTTACCGGGATACTTCAGGGAACGCTTGGTGCTCGGACGCCAGCATCTCCCGATCACAGGTCCAGTCCTTCTAGCGCCCACCCACCGAGCCCGATGGGATGCCCTGATGCTGCCCATGGCGGCAGGACGCCGCATCTCAGGACGCGACTGTCGATTCATGGTGACGCGCACTGAAATGACAGGCATCCAGGGCTGGTTTCTCCATCGCCTTGGGTGTTTTGCTGTGGATCAAGACAAACCCTCACTGACAACGCTCCGTTACGCGCTGGATCTGCTGGCCAATGATCAGCAGCTTGTTGTCTTTCCTGAGGGACGGATCAATCGCGACGACGAACCAATCATGCTGGAGCCGGGATTGGCTCGCCTGGCCCAGATGGCTTTGAGGCAGGGAGTGAAGGTTCCCGTCGTCCCGGTTGGTTTGGCCTACAACCCATGGCGTCCGGGACCTCGCAGTCGTGCTGCCATCTGTTTTGGCGAGGCCCTGCTTGTCGCCGGAAGGGGCCGAGAACACACTGATCACTTCAACCAACTCCTAGTGCAGAGGATGCAGGCGGCTGAACAAGCGGCAAGGAGGGCCATTGGTCGACCCATGGAATGCCTTTAA
- a CDS encoding BolA family protein, with translation MVQPDAVGAAIRRALPDAQVSVEDLTGGGDHLQVSVVSSAFDGLNRIRQHQLVYKALKDELKSEAIHALALNTSTPD, from the coding sequence ATGGTTCAGCCCGACGCCGTTGGCGCTGCCATCCGCCGTGCCCTCCCCGATGCCCAGGTGAGTGTGGAAGATCTCACCGGAGGTGGCGATCACCTCCAAGTGAGTGTGGTGTCTTCCGCCTTCGACGGTCTTAACCGTATTCGTCAGCACCAGCTGGTGTACAAAGCCCTGAAGGACGAACTGAAGAGCGAAGCGATCCACGCTTTGGCTCTCAACACCTCCACTCCAGACTGA
- the grxD gene encoding Grx4 family monothiol glutaredoxin, whose amino-acid sequence MDAQTKSRIETLINSSPVFVFMKGNKLMPQCGFSNNVVQILNALGISFETFDVLTDMEVRQGIKEFSDWPTIPQVYVKGEFMGGSDILIEMYNNGELKEKLEVALAS is encoded by the coding sequence ATGGATGCTCAGACCAAGTCTCGTATTGAGACTCTTATCAACTCCAGCCCTGTCTTCGTTTTCATGAAGGGCAACAAGTTGATGCCGCAGTGCGGTTTCTCGAACAACGTGGTTCAGATTCTCAACGCTCTCGGGATCAGCTTTGAAACCTTTGACGTGCTGACAGATATGGAGGTGCGTCAGGGAATCAAGGAATTTTCAGACTGGCCCACGATCCCCCAGGTTTATGTGAAAGGGGAATTCATGGGTGGCTCCGACATCCTCATCGAGATGTACAACAACGGAGAGCTGAAAGAGAAGCTCGAAGTCGCTCTCGCTAGTTGA
- a CDS encoding DUF6761 family protein — protein sequence MTSLQHPEAIRHFQSLCDACQELTSRFHSPSELRLYADGYLHALRRAGDLDSRELAKLEMIVERWIMDPSSFIGPDGDLRTLYEHPQQY from the coding sequence ATGACATCCCTCCAGCATCCGGAAGCCATACGCCACTTCCAATCGCTATGTGATGCCTGTCAGGAATTGACGAGTCGCTTCCACAGCCCTTCCGAGTTGCGTCTCTACGCAGACGGATACCTGCACGCGTTGCGACGAGCTGGTGATTTGGATTCAAGAGAACTCGCCAAACTAGAAATGATTGTGGAGCGTTGGATCATGGACCCCTCCAGCTTCATCGGCCCTGATGGGGACCTCCGAACGCTCTACGAGCATCCTCAGCAGTATTAA
- a CDS encoding response regulator transcription factor, producing the protein MPVQQAPVPAAPAREPARVLVVEPHPTLRTVLVQRLRQDGHLTAAVASSSEAIELCQEQTPDLLISAELLEKSSALRLGQQLRCPVIVLTARNGAEPVVGLLDDGADDVLRKPFGLEELAARCRTLLKRERSGLQERVKVGPLEVHLLLRQVTLREKPVELSPREFALLCALLMPPGMVRSRQELLRMAWPPFSGGPRSVDTQVLTLRRKLEQAGLGDGGGITTVRQQGYRFSLDNLPEESSSSSELQ; encoded by the coding sequence GTGCCGGTCCAGCAAGCTCCCGTTCCTGCCGCACCGGCACGGGAACCAGCGCGTGTGCTGGTTGTCGAGCCCCATCCAACCTTGCGGACCGTTCTTGTTCAGAGACTGCGTCAGGACGGGCATCTCACCGCGGCTGTCGCCTCTTCATCGGAAGCCATTGAGCTCTGTCAGGAACAGACTCCTGATCTTTTAATCAGCGCTGAGCTACTGGAAAAGAGCTCGGCATTACGCCTCGGTCAACAGCTGCGATGTCCTGTGATCGTTCTCACAGCACGCAACGGTGCCGAACCTGTCGTCGGCCTGCTCGATGACGGTGCAGATGACGTGCTTCGCAAACCATTTGGTTTGGAGGAACTCGCCGCTCGGTGTCGGACCCTTCTCAAACGTGAACGCAGCGGCCTTCAAGAGCGCGTGAAAGTGGGGCCTCTCGAAGTTCATCTCCTGCTCCGCCAGGTCACCCTGCGCGAAAAGCCTGTTGAACTCAGCCCTCGAGAATTCGCCCTCCTCTGCGCGCTGCTCATGCCCCCAGGCATGGTGCGCAGTCGCCAGGAGTTGCTGAGGATGGCGTGGCCGCCCTTCAGCGGTGGGCCCCGCTCTGTGGACACTCAAGTGCTCACCCTCAGGCGCAAACTTGAACAGGCGGGTCTGGGCGATGGAGGTGGTATCACAACCGTCAGGCAGCAGGGCTATCGATTCAGCCTGGATAACTTGCCGGAAGAGTCATCCAGTTCATCCGAATTGCAGTAG
- the crtH gene encoding carotenoid isomerase, whose protein sequence is MLMRILHVASSSKPHWDVIVIGSGIGGLVTASQLAVKGAKTLVLERYLIPGGSGGSFRRDGYTFDVGASMIFGFGEHGHTNLLTRALADVGQSCETVPDPVQLEYHLPDGLSMQVDRDYNGFMDRMAARFPHEAKGIRAFYDRCWQVFRCLDAMPLLSLEDPAYLAKVFFRAPLACLGLARWLPFNVGDVAREHIRDEELLRLIDIECFCWSVMPADRTPMINAGMVFSDRHAGGINYPKGGVGTIAEKLVAGLESHGGEIRYRSRVTEVIIEGGQAVGVRLADGQELFARRVVSNATRWDTFAGDGSPVATLVDAGHTPAAEATWRRRYQPSSSFLSLHLGVRADVIPEGLHCHHLLLENWTELESEQGVIFVSIPSLLDPSLAPEGRHIVHTFTMSEISAWSGLSPTQYKAKKEADASRLIQRLETLLPGLSAAVELREVGTPRTHRRFLGRMGGSYGPIPSMRLPGLLPMPFNRTGLKGLYCVGDSCFPGQGLNAVAFSGYACSHRIGADLGLNAWALPA, encoded by the coding sequence ATGCTGATGCGAATCCTGCACGTGGCCTCCAGCTCCAAGCCGCATTGGGATGTGATCGTGATCGGTTCTGGGATCGGAGGTCTGGTCACAGCGTCCCAGCTGGCCGTCAAGGGCGCAAAGACGCTGGTGCTTGAGCGCTATCTGATTCCTGGTGGGTCGGGCGGGAGCTTTCGAAGGGACGGTTACACCTTTGATGTGGGCGCGTCGATGATTTTCGGCTTCGGAGAGCACGGCCATACGAATCTTCTGACCCGGGCCCTGGCTGATGTGGGTCAGAGCTGCGAAACAGTGCCAGACCCCGTGCAGCTCGAATACCACTTGCCGGACGGTCTCTCGATGCAAGTGGACCGGGATTACAACGGATTCATGGATCGCATGGCTGCGCGGTTCCCTCACGAGGCCAAGGGCATCCGTGCGTTTTACGACAGGTGTTGGCAGGTGTTTCGTTGCCTTGATGCGATGCCCCTGCTGTCCCTCGAGGATCCGGCCTATCTGGCCAAAGTGTTTTTCCGTGCTCCTCTGGCCTGTCTTGGTCTTGCTCGCTGGCTTCCGTTCAACGTCGGAGACGTGGCGCGTGAGCACATCCGCGATGAGGAGCTTTTGCGGTTGATAGACATCGAGTGCTTTTGCTGGTCTGTCATGCCAGCCGATCGCACGCCGATGATCAATGCAGGCATGGTGTTTTCAGACCGTCATGCCGGAGGCATCAACTATCCGAAGGGGGGTGTCGGCACGATCGCTGAGAAACTTGTTGCTGGTCTCGAGAGCCACGGCGGCGAGATTCGCTACCGGTCCCGAGTCACCGAAGTGATCATTGAAGGCGGTCAAGCCGTGGGCGTTCGCCTCGCCGATGGACAAGAGCTTTTTGCCCGTCGTGTGGTGAGCAATGCGACCCGCTGGGATACCTTTGCGGGCGATGGGTCACCTGTCGCAACGCTCGTGGATGCAGGACATACGCCTGCGGCCGAAGCAACTTGGCGCCGTCGTTATCAACCCTCCAGTTCGTTTCTGTCGTTACACCTTGGCGTCAGGGCCGATGTCATTCCTGAGGGGTTGCATTGCCATCATCTCCTCCTTGAAAACTGGACTGAGCTTGAGTCTGAGCAGGGGGTGATTTTCGTTTCGATTCCAAGCTTGTTGGATCCGTCATTAGCTCCCGAAGGCCGCCACATCGTGCATACCTTCACGATGAGTGAAATCTCTGCCTGGTCAGGGTTGTCCCCCACGCAGTACAAGGCCAAAAAAGAGGCTGATGCTTCAAGGTTGATTCAGCGTCTGGAGACGCTGTTGCCTGGACTCTCTGCGGCCGTGGAGCTTCGTGAGGTGGGAACGCCACGTACCCATCGACGCTTCCTTGGGCGCATGGGCGGAAGCTACGGCCCGATTCCCTCCATGCGCTTACCGGGATTGCTGCCAATGCCGTTCAACAGAACCGGATTGAAAGGTCTCTACTGCGTGGGTGACTCCTGTTTCCCTGGCCAGGGTCTCAATGCCGTGGCCTTCAGTGGCTATGCCTGTAGCCATCGAATCGGAGCTGATCTAGGTCTGAATGCCTGGGCACTACCGGCTTAA
- a CDS encoding cation transporter, whose amino-acid sequence MSPVRPEDRLIERRSLKIGVIASAVMAIAGIGVHVISGSYALLLDGLYSAVMVGSGLVAARISRNVVRPPDRAYPYGYDGQEALYVLFRSLVLIGVLSFAAISAFSTVVEYANGRAVMPVRLGPVALYSLAMVVICWGLAWRHQHDWVVTGRHSQILLTEAKAARVDGLISGLTGLALLGTPLLKGTMLAVLIPIMDSLLVLLVSVVVLREPLEGFLTALGQAAGVSAESDLIRSTRLALEDLLAGLSCWLLDLTVYEVGRTAFVVVYLNPNQPMDGAAIDLIRDRIQERCRDLLARPVRTEVILTATPPFTSGNAS is encoded by the coding sequence ATGTCGCCTGTCCGGCCTGAAGACCGACTGATTGAACGTCGCTCTTTGAAAATCGGCGTCATCGCGAGTGCCGTAATGGCGATCGCCGGGATCGGTGTTCACGTGATTTCCGGGTCCTACGCCTTGCTGCTGGATGGTCTCTACTCAGCGGTGATGGTGGGATCCGGGCTTGTGGCCGCACGGATTAGTCGCAATGTGGTGCGTCCGCCGGACAGGGCCTATCCCTACGGGTACGACGGTCAGGAAGCGTTGTATGTGCTCTTTCGCTCGTTGGTCCTGATCGGAGTGTTGTCATTTGCGGCCATTTCGGCCTTCAGCACGGTGGTTGAATACGCCAATGGCAGAGCTGTGATGCCAGTCCGTCTCGGTCCTGTGGCGTTGTACTCCTTAGCAATGGTGGTGATCTGTTGGGGCCTGGCCTGGCGTCACCAACACGACTGGGTCGTCACCGGCCGCCATTCCCAAATCCTTCTCACTGAGGCCAAAGCCGCCCGCGTCGATGGCTTGATCAGTGGCTTAACGGGATTAGCCCTGCTGGGCACACCCCTGCTCAAGGGCACGATGCTGGCGGTGCTGATTCCAATCATGGACTCACTGCTTGTGTTGCTGGTGAGTGTTGTTGTTCTGCGCGAGCCCCTTGAGGGCTTTCTCACCGCGCTGGGTCAGGCTGCCGGGGTCTCCGCCGAATCCGATCTGATTCGCAGCACTCGACTGGCTTTGGAGGATTTACTCGCGGGACTGTCGTGCTGGTTGCTTGATCTCACGGTGTACGAGGTAGGCCGCACAGCCTTTGTGGTGGTGTATCTGAATCCCAATCAGCCAATGGATGGTGCCGCCATCGATCTGATCCGGGACCGGATCCAGGAGCGCTGTAGGGACCTGTTGGCTCGCCCCGTGCGCACGGAGGTGATTCTGACGGCCACTCCGCCCTTCACATCGGGCAACGCCTCCTAG